Proteins encoded within one genomic window of Phototrophicus methaneseepsis:
- a CDS encoding Nif11 family protein, producing the protein MALETALKFLQRLEKENTLRTQLYISKADTLEKLVQFAHGKGFVVSQDDMKIALNEYQEQFPQGTIEPLRQLPSGQ; encoded by the coding sequence ATGGCTTTGGAAACCGCCCTGAAATTTTTGCAACGGCTTGAAAAAGAAAATACGCTGCGTACACAGCTTTACATCAGCAAAGCCGATACGCTGGAGAAATTAGTGCAGTTTGCACATGGTAAGGGCTTCGTCGTCAGCCAGGATGACATGAAAATTGCACTGAACGAATACCAGGAACAGTTCCCACAGGGGACCATCGAACCGTTGCGACAACTGCCAAGCGGCCAATAA
- a CDS encoding GNAT family N-acetyltransferase, with product MAKKQQLTLKLAERGDWQALYGILAIAGEHMHRTLGLAHWYPFRTYDRFLEMTDTGRLYAVYSDDLLVATFNLSTMPRSYYRMEMWTDEAHKAFYLGGVGVLPSQQGQGVGKWLMGEVDRLCHEEEVEAVRFDAVANHSRLLAFYDRLGYERRAFIPIDELRQLVAFERVFV from the coding sequence ATGGCTAAGAAACAACAATTGACGCTGAAGTTGGCTGAGCGAGGGGATTGGCAAGCACTCTATGGCATCCTGGCAATTGCTGGGGAGCATATGCATCGTACGCTGGGCCTGGCGCATTGGTACCCGTTCCGCACCTATGATCGCTTCCTGGAAATGACGGATACGGGCCGCTTGTACGCTGTTTATTCAGATGATTTACTCGTGGCAACGTTTAACCTCAGTACAATGCCGCGTTCTTACTATCGTATGGAAATGTGGACGGATGAAGCGCATAAAGCCTTTTATCTGGGTGGTGTTGGGGTGTTGCCTTCTCAGCAGGGGCAAGGCGTTGGTAAATGGCTGATGGGCGAAGTTGACCGCCTCTGCCATGAAGAAGAGGTTGAAGCGGTACGGTTCGACGCGGTTGCGAATCATTCCCGTCTGCTGGCTTTTTACGACCGCCTGGGTTATGAAAGACGGGCTTTTATCCCAATTGATGAACTGCGCCAACTGGTTGCTTTTGAACGCGTCTTTGTTTAG
- a CDS encoding L,D-transpeptidase family protein has protein sequence MKVQKYQTMPNSATPPRQQSSSLFPTKRPKRSQQQAMPPRAGVPARPMAPAPQPRPLPPRESAPVYRKRTRNRAVWIIGAVSVGVVFTAVALVMLIVGLSFMRGILPGVQVGDVSLAGLTVNEAAARLQNEYNTLTLRDGIRTWEVNAQTIGVALDAQQTAELAYAQGRRDGNAGQALFGKIKIDPVITVDATTADAELTRIAQQVNIAPQNAGVTLQNGKAVATPPELGRQLDVAAMLQQLQSDTAFVDGDLVLVMRDVAPAVTDSSALVASANALLNNPLDIRIYDAVTGDSIYWSLMPDTWGTWLSAEPDESSDIGLALTLQDAPLRDYLQAQANNTFDTSRTVNIDEGVLAVQSALKQGRPDAAVLTVEHLARTHTVQAGESIISIAWDYGIPYLFIQQANNNIQGVSVGQEITIPPADAFLELPVVPDKRIVVSISQQRTWIYENGQLKWEWPVSTGIADSPTWPGVYQILSHEPNAYAGNWDLYMPNFMGVYQPIPGSDFTNGFHGFPTRGGGQLLWENSLGTRVTYGCILLSNQNIRLLYDWAEEGVVVEIKA, from the coding sequence ATGAAGGTTCAGAAATACCAGACGATGCCCAATTCTGCTACGCCACCACGCCAGCAATCATCCAGCCTGTTCCCGACGAAGCGGCCCAAACGGTCGCAGCAGCAGGCGATGCCACCGCGTGCGGGCGTCCCGGCACGTCCCATGGCCCCCGCACCGCAGCCCAGGCCCTTGCCCCCGCGGGAATCAGCCCCAGTTTATCGTAAGCGAACGCGTAACCGTGCTGTTTGGATCATAGGCGCGGTGAGCGTGGGCGTTGTCTTTACGGCAGTCGCCCTGGTGATGCTCATCGTCGGGCTGTCGTTTATGCGCGGCATCTTGCCAGGTGTTCAGGTTGGGGATGTGTCCCTGGCGGGCCTGACAGTCAATGAAGCCGCAGCACGACTGCAAAATGAATACAATACGCTCACGCTGCGCGATGGCATCCGCACGTGGGAGGTCAATGCTCAGACGATTGGCGTCGCATTGGATGCCCAACAAACGGCTGAACTGGCTTATGCCCAGGGGCGGCGCGATGGAAACGCAGGGCAAGCGCTCTTTGGCAAAATTAAGATCGATCCTGTCATCACAGTGGATGCCACAACGGCTGATGCAGAACTCACACGCATTGCCCAACAGGTGAATATTGCGCCGCAAAACGCAGGCGTCACCCTGCAAAATGGGAAAGCCGTCGCAACCCCGCCTGAATTGGGCCGTCAGCTTGATGTCGCGGCCATGCTACAACAACTCCAGAGCGACACGGCTTTCGTCGATGGGGACCTGGTATTGGTGATGCGCGACGTTGCCCCCGCTGTGACGGATAGCAGCGCCCTGGTTGCCAGCGCCAACGCCTTGCTGAATAACCCGCTGGATATTCGCATTTATGACGCCGTCACAGGGGATTCCATCTACTGGTCGCTGATGCCGGATACATGGGGCACGTGGCTTTCTGCGGAGCCTGATGAAAGCAGCGACATTGGCTTGGCACTCACCTTACAGGATGCCCCCCTGCGCGATTACCTACAGGCACAGGCGAACAATACATTCGACACCTCGCGGACAGTCAACATTGATGAAGGCGTGCTGGCGGTACAGAGCGCCCTCAAGCAAGGCCGCCCCGATGCCGCCGTACTCACTGTCGAGCATTTGGCCCGTACCCATACCGTACAAGCCGGAGAGAGCATTATCAGCATCGCCTGGGATTACGGCATCCCGTATCTATTCATTCAGCAGGCCAATAACAACATCCAGGGTGTAAGCGTCGGCCAGGAAATTACAATCCCACCCGCAGATGCCTTCCTGGAACTGCCCGTTGTGCCAGATAAGCGCATTGTGGTGAGCATCAGCCAGCAGCGCACATGGATTTACGAAAACGGCCAGCTTAAGTGGGAATGGCCCGTCAGTACAGGCATTGCCGATAGCCCCACATGGCCCGGTGTATATCAGATTCTCTCGCACGAGCCCAATGCTTATGCAGGCAATTGGGATTTATATATGCCTAATTTCATGGGGGTGTATCAGCCCATCCCCGGCAGCGACTTCACCAATGGGTTCCATGGCTTCCCTACACGCGGCGGAGGCCAGCTCTTGTGGGAGAACAGCTTGGGCACACGCGTCACCTATGGCTGTATTCTGCTATCCAATCAGAATATCAGGCTGCTGTACGATTGGGCAGAAGAAGGCGTCGTCGTGGAGATTAAAGCCTAG
- a CDS encoding ATP-binding protein, with product MAERQIDHIVKYRRALEELHANRHQFTADALGPLVLTLNQALRKAATLPRNNLVAPDAIRLVTVLFVDVSDSTRIARQMDASDWKLVLAQAHQQVADVVTAWDGEVGQYLGDGLLCYFGAQRSGGDDASRAVACALAIQNTVEAYAKSVYTDYKVTFTTRIGVTTGRLVVGMVGYENRQTLLALGPATNLAARLQSFALPGQVLIDSTTFSRVRRQFICDAVRPIQVKGYDEAIRSYQVIGQRSPEDILFVETSVNGIELPFVGRQGTIETLQRISDEARQKNELQFVTLIGDAGLGKSRLLQELKSLSEDQSVRPFPIIATYEKRGLECNLLRHLLMSECHITDDMPLEVIQEHIRSQIGGVWLHETEAIIAAETIGYLAGYGFEDSEHIRMLARKPAFKQQAYSWVAQWLQVLAGDKSILLLIDNILWADAESYEWLRNLLMYLKNSPTCMIIAIRTGEANHALDNLAQTQDRQNVVLKPLAVEEIKQIADAVLQHVKNAPRQLTERICERSQGNPLFVTESLTMLFDSGVFQQGQDDLWRVDVARYEDAIAAMPHGLLGILQARLDELMPEAYAVIQIAAIIGDTFWEACVRELLKVESVSMALQELEARGFITLNDDSAFSDDRQYSFRQSLYRQVAYEMVPRALRESYHNQVAQWLILRVATRPELYTALAEHFEAANRHEAALFTYLEVAQNRYERNMLQETLAHVQRGLALTGKVAREEALPVASQLWLLQGRALNGLGRHAQASAACESALMLFDEMPGKVLNQQRTIAARTLGSAYRCMGRYDKSFDALQMALETIDKDNGIQYSKLLMSFGILALYRGYIDEALTYQARSEKIGKDSQSISAYNGALTLRGLIAIERGELGLALRAFQQVLESNSEFNFIHYMIKDLFNIGTVYMGLKCYERALLVFDEAELLIQQHRGHRPLLQAYRGLTLMELGHLEEGSAQLQIAQEMQPGDTHQHQMLQLASLRGMILTGDYEACIQNADIFIESVRHTNELMAVRATHRKAQAYQKLGRLEEARMQMATAMSVEEISGGRRLWECYVGMAELSPLPQDRLRYMTMAAEVLTKLAESLNEHPGLKHTFLQGEMVRSVFQTVADGTIEET from the coding sequence ATGGCTGAGCGACAGATCGATCATATTGTGAAATATCGGCGAGCGTTGGAAGAACTTCATGCCAATCGCCATCAGTTCACCGCGGATGCATTAGGCCCTCTTGTTTTAACGTTAAATCAGGCATTGCGTAAGGCCGCGACCCTGCCACGTAATAATCTCGTCGCGCCGGATGCGATCCGGTTGGTGACGGTTTTGTTCGTGGATGTGAGCGATTCAACGCGGATTGCGCGCCAGATGGATGCCAGCGATTGGAAGCTCGTGCTGGCGCAAGCCCACCAACAGGTGGCTGATGTCGTCACAGCCTGGGATGGCGAGGTGGGCCAATACCTGGGGGATGGGCTGCTGTGTTACTTCGGCGCACAGCGCAGCGGCGGTGATGACGCATCACGCGCTGTGGCCTGCGCCCTTGCTATCCAGAATACGGTAGAAGCCTACGCTAAATCAGTCTATACCGATTATAAAGTGACCTTCACCACGCGCATTGGTGTGACAACCGGGCGGCTTGTCGTGGGGATGGTCGGCTATGAAAATCGGCAAACGCTGCTGGCGCTCGGACCAGCGACGAACCTGGCCGCGCGTCTACAGTCTTTTGCCTTGCCTGGGCAGGTGCTGATTGATTCCACGACCTTTAGCCGGGTACGTCGTCAATTCATATGCGATGCTGTACGCCCGATCCAGGTCAAAGGCTATGATGAAGCCATTCGCTCCTATCAGGTGATCGGTCAGCGCTCGCCTGAGGATATTCTCTTCGTTGAGACGAGCGTCAACGGTATTGAGCTGCCTTTCGTCGGACGTCAGGGCACGATAGAGACTTTGCAGCGCATCAGCGACGAGGCCCGCCAGAAAAATGAGTTGCAGTTCGTGACGCTCATTGGCGATGCTGGCCTGGGTAAAAGCCGCCTTCTACAAGAATTGAAGTCTCTCAGTGAGGACCAGTCTGTCCGACCTTTCCCCATCATTGCCACCTACGAAAAGCGGGGTTTGGAATGTAATTTGCTGCGCCATCTGTTGATGTCGGAGTGTCATATCACGGATGATATGCCGCTGGAAGTTATCCAGGAGCATATTCGCTCCCAGATAGGGGGCGTATGGTTGCATGAAACGGAAGCGATCATCGCAGCGGAGACCATAGGTTACCTGGCTGGTTATGGCTTTGAGGACAGCGAGCATATCCGTATGCTGGCGCGCAAACCGGCTTTTAAGCAGCAGGCGTATTCCTGGGTTGCACAATGGTTACAGGTTCTAGCCGGGGATAAGTCGATTTTGCTGCTGATTGATAACATTCTGTGGGCTGATGCGGAGTCTTACGAGTGGCTACGTAACTTGCTGATGTACCTGAAAAACTCGCCAACCTGTATGATCATCGCTATTCGCACAGGCGAAGCCAATCATGCTCTGGACAACCTGGCACAGACACAGGATCGCCAGAATGTGGTTCTTAAACCGCTGGCTGTTGAGGAAATCAAACAAATTGCTGATGCCGTGCTCCAGCACGTCAAAAATGCGCCGCGCCAGCTTACAGAGCGTATTTGTGAACGCTCCCAGGGTAATCCTCTGTTTGTGACGGAATCGCTGACGATGTTGTTCGATAGTGGCGTCTTCCAGCAGGGGCAGGATGACCTGTGGCGCGTCGATGTTGCCCGCTATGAAGATGCCATTGCAGCCATGCCGCATGGCCTACTGGGCATTTTGCAGGCGCGGCTCGATGAGCTGATGCCAGAGGCCTATGCTGTTATCCAGATTGCGGCCATCATTGGCGATACCTTCTGGGAAGCGTGTGTGCGAGAACTGCTTAAGGTAGAGAGCGTCAGTATGGCGCTGCAAGAGTTGGAAGCGCGGGGCTTTATCACGCTGAATGATGACAGTGCCTTCTCTGATGATCGCCAGTACAGCTTTCGTCAATCTCTGTATCGTCAGGTCGCCTATGAGATGGTCCCGCGTGCGCTGCGAGAGTCGTATCATAACCAGGTCGCCCAATGGTTGATCTTGCGCGTAGCGACCCGGCCAGAGCTATATACAGCCCTGGCGGAGCACTTCGAGGCGGCAAACCGGCATGAGGCGGCATTATTCACCTATCTAGAAGTCGCCCAGAATCGTTATGAGCGCAATATGCTGCAAGAGACGCTGGCACATGTCCAGCGCGGGTTGGCTCTAACAGGCAAGGTCGCGCGGGAAGAAGCTCTCCCCGTCGCCAGCCAACTATGGCTCTTGCAGGGGCGCGCACTCAATGGTTTGGGACGTCACGCCCAGGCCAGCGCCGCGTGTGAATCCGCATTGATGCTCTTTGACGAAATGCCCGGTAAGGTGTTGAACCAACAGCGCACGATTGCCGCGCGCACGCTTGGTAGCGCATATCGGTGCATGGGCCGCTATGATAAATCCTTCGATGCGTTGCAGATGGCCCTGGAAACGATAGATAAAGACAATGGCATCCAGTATTCCAAGCTGTTGATGAGCTTCGGTATTCTGGCGCTCTACCGAGGCTACATTGATGAAGCGCTTACGTATCAGGCCCGCTCGGAAAAAATCGGCAAAGATAGCCAGAGCATTTCTGCCTATAATGGCGCGCTGACGCTGCGCGGCCTGATTGCCATTGAACGGGGTGAACTGGGGTTGGCGCTGCGGGCCTTCCAGCAAGTGCTGGAAAGCAATAGTGAGTTCAACTTCATCCACTATATGATTAAAGACCTGTTCAATATTGGCACAGTCTATATGGGGCTGAAGTGTTACGAACGCGCCTTGCTGGTCTTTGATGAAGCGGAACTCCTCATTCAGCAGCATCGAGGGCATCGGCCTTTGTTGCAAGCCTACCGCGGCCTCACATTGATGGAATTGGGCCATCTGGAAGAAGGTTCAGCTCAGTTGCAGATTGCCCAGGAGATGCAGCCCGGTGATACGCACCAGCACCAGATGCTGCAACTGGCTTCTTTGCGCGGCATGATTTTGACAGGCGATTACGAAGCGTGCATCCAGAACGCGGATATTTTTATTGAATCCGTACGCCATACAAACGAGTTGATGGCAGTCCGTGCGACGCATCGTAAAGCCCAGGCATACCAGAAGTTAGGTCGTCTGGAAGAAGCCCGTATGCAAATGGCAACGGCGATGTCTGTGGAAGAAATTTCTGGCGGGCGGCGCTTATGGGAGTGCTATGTGGGCATGGCTGAACTCTCCCCCCTGCCACAAGATCGCCTGCGCTATATGACTATGGCTGCGGAAGTGCTCACCAAGCTGGCAGAGAGCCTCAATGAGCATCCAGGCCTCAAACATACCTTTTTACAGGGCGAGATGGTTCGCTCTGTATTCCAGACTGTTGCTGACGGCACAATAGAAGAAACATAA
- a CDS encoding DUF1932 domain-containing protein yields the protein MTQTIGILHPGEMGAFVAANAKNSGNTVYWASEGRSDQTLERAKSQGLKDAKTLQKLCQKCDVIISVCPPSAAKEVAKDVISEGFKGLYIEANAIAPQRALHINELMTEAGITFVDGSIIGGISWETEQTWLYLSGKQASQAAEIFKAGPIGVSIISDEIGQASALKMCFAAYTKGSTALLAAIVAAAESLDVLDALTMQWSRNDSTFAEDTFRRVREVTSKAWRFEGEMHEIAKTLYDAGLPGDFHVAAAEVYRRIAPFKDVQDTPPLQEVTAALLGE from the coding sequence ATGACACAAACGATTGGTATTCTGCACCCTGGCGAGATGGGCGCTTTTGTGGCGGCGAATGCGAAAAACAGTGGCAACACCGTCTACTGGGCGTCTGAAGGGCGTAGTGACCAAACCTTAGAACGTGCGAAATCCCAGGGCCTCAAAGATGCCAAAACCCTGCAAAAACTTTGCCAGAAGTGCGATGTGATTATTAGCGTGTGCCCGCCTTCAGCGGCGAAAGAAGTCGCCAAAGATGTGATTTCTGAAGGGTTCAAGGGGCTCTATATCGAAGCAAACGCTATCGCCCCACAGCGTGCCTTGCACATCAACGAGCTGATGACAGAAGCGGGTATCACGTTCGTCGATGGCAGCATTATAGGTGGCATCTCGTGGGAAACGGAACAGACTTGGCTTTATCTTTCTGGCAAACAAGCCTCACAAGCGGCTGAAATATTCAAAGCTGGTCCAATCGGCGTCAGCATCATCAGCGACGAGATCGGGCAGGCTTCTGCATTGAAGATGTGCTTCGCCGCTTACACCAAGGGCAGTACGGCACTGCTGGCCGCTATCGTCGCCGCAGCGGAATCGCTTGATGTACTGGACGCCCTGACCATGCAATGGTCCCGCAATGACTCCACCTTCGCAGAAGACACGTTCCGGCGTGTGCGCGAAGTGACATCGAAGGCATGGCGATTTGAAGGCGAAATGCACGAAATCGCCAAGACGCTCTATGACGCTGGCCTGCCGGGTGATTTCCACGTGGCTGCCGCAGAAGTCTATCGACGTATTGCGCCTTTCAAGGATGTACAGGATACGCCGCCTTTGCAGGAAGTCACAGCCGCCCTGCTTGGTGAATAA
- a CDS encoding prolyl oligopeptidase family serine peptidase, whose translation MLKPLNVSADAPWRERFEAARIISSEIATRNPNRGVVTTNKDGVYQLYAWDVPTGELTQMTDYPTGKRGGFISADGERIYYLHDQGGDEIGHYHAKTINTGEAVDISPDMPPYASHYFTECFSGNYYGFQVANQYGFFIYVIDNVKGGEPLFRYESQALSLGPLLSYDGEIAVIATTEKAKTLHYNLEAYDVKTGEKLGELWDGEGTSIQPIGFARRAADMRFLAISNATGYNRPFIWNTRTNERTELPIDELEGDVTAWDWSEDGQYILLRQMYMAENKLWLYNTQTKEVTALNHPSGTYSHAYFTPQGTIYAHISDATNPERIIELGGLTGELKGVVLDASKDQGGIRPRSVTFTSANGVPIQAWLYTPEGEGPFPTIVHTHGGPTAVTTENFSPDTQTWLDHGFAFFSINYQGSVTFGKDFQDAIIGNLGDLEVQDIEAGAHWLIDQGIADPDMLLITGRSYGGYLTLQTVGKVPDLWAGGMAGVAIADWALMYEDQAETLRGYQRALFGGTPQEKPEAHQKSSPITYAERVKAPLLIIQGRNDTRCPERQMLKYLDKMDGLGKQVDVDWYEAGHASMATDEQIRQMELMLRFAYRVLG comes from the coding sequence ATGCTGAAACCCCTGAACGTATCTGCTGATGCCCCCTGGCGCGAGCGCTTCGAAGCAGCGCGCATCATTAGCAGCGAAATCGCGACCCGCAACCCCAATCGCGGCGTTGTCACCACAAATAAAGATGGCGTCTATCAATTGTATGCCTGGGATGTCCCCACCGGTGAGCTCACCCAGATGACGGACTACCCAACGGGTAAGCGTGGTGGCTTTATCTCAGCCGATGGCGAGCGCATTTATTACCTGCATGATCAAGGTGGCGACGAAATCGGCCATTATCACGCCAAGACGATCAACACAGGCGAAGCCGTCGACATCAGCCCCGACATGCCACCCTATGCCTCACATTACTTCACGGAGTGCTTCAGCGGGAATTATTATGGCTTCCAGGTCGCAAACCAGTATGGGTTCTTCATCTACGTCATCGATAATGTTAAAGGCGGCGAGCCACTCTTTCGTTATGAATCTCAGGCGCTGAGCCTCGGCCCGCTGCTCTCTTACGATGGCGAGATTGCCGTCATCGCCACCACGGAAAAAGCAAAGACCCTGCACTATAACCTGGAAGCCTATGATGTAAAGACGGGCGAAAAACTGGGTGAATTGTGGGATGGCGAGGGCACCAGCATCCAGCCAATTGGTTTTGCACGCCGCGCCGCCGATATGCGCTTTCTGGCGATTAGTAACGCCACGGGCTACAACCGCCCCTTCATTTGGAATACGCGCACCAATGAACGGACTGAACTGCCCATAGATGAGCTAGAGGGCGATGTTACCGCCTGGGATTGGTCCGAAGACGGCCAGTATATTCTGCTGCGCCAGATGTATATGGCTGAAAATAAGCTGTGGCTGTACAACACCCAGACCAAAGAAGTCACAGCCCTGAATCATCCATCAGGCACCTATAGTCATGCTTACTTCACACCGCAGGGCACCATTTACGCCCATATCAGCGACGCCACCAACCCGGAACGCATCATTGAACTGGGCGGACTGACGGGCGAGCTTAAAGGCGTGGTATTGGATGCCAGCAAAGACCAGGGCGGCATACGCCCGCGCAGCGTGACTTTTACGAGCGCAAACGGCGTTCCCATTCAGGCATGGCTGTATACGCCAGAAGGTGAAGGGCCCTTCCCGACGATTGTCCATACGCATGGTGGGCCAACAGCCGTAACGACGGAGAACTTCAGCCCGGATACACAAACCTGGCTGGACCATGGCTTTGCTTTCTTCAGCATCAATTACCAGGGCAGCGTGACATTCGGCAAGGATTTCCAGGATGCGATCATTGGCAACCTGGGTGACCTGGAAGTGCAGGACATCGAAGCAGGCGCGCACTGGCTCATCGATCAAGGCATTGCGGACCCGGATATGCTACTGATTACGGGCCGCAGCTATGGCGGCTACCTGACCCTGCAAACCGTTGGCAAAGTGCCAGATTTATGGGCAGGGGGCATGGCAGGCGTCGCCATCGCGGATTGGGCGCTGATGTACGAAGACCAGGCCGAGACACTGCGTGGTTATCAACGCGCCCTCTTCGGCGGGACCCCACAGGAAAAGCCAGAAGCTCATCAGAAATCATCGCCGATCACCTATGCGGAACGGGTCAAAGCGCCGCTGCTGATTATCCAGGGCCGCAACGATACCCGCTGCCCGGAGCGCCAGATGCTCAAATATCTGGATAAAATGGATGGTCTGGGCAAACAGGTCGATGTCGATTGGTACGAAGCGGGACATGCTTCTATGGCGACGGATGAGCAAATCCGTCAGATGGAACTGATGCTGCGCTTTGCATACCGGGTATTAGGCTAA
- a CDS encoding ATP-binding protein, which yields MSTKLAVTKPDSGRPTPNQPTFEDLQLLAEVSQLLLLTDLEGVVERVIELAAKAVGASAVSLFLTEGSHIDWNHLRTMRGLVGEQAVKVVSTVMDKGFAGWVHAHKKGDYIEDTQTDTRWVIFEDDKTNVRSALCVPFILDGEVVAVVTLLHEEPYHFNEFHLRLVTIVANQAASAIRNAQLFYNVQSHERQLNAMVQAISDALIVVDHEHRIVLVNEAAKLLLDPQQVQFRGRALAEYAEHDSVFTEVIGHFDVPPSNFEVRSERMQKDYQVTITDWQNNAGQEHGHVIVIHDITMMRDLGRFKDEMLRVASHDLRSPLALIAGYADMIDIDLEDPSSPIREHVSIIKTSVERMGTLIDDVLRVERVRTTPLELHEQIDLAGLTKVVMVNMRLVAAAKAHKLSLKSELEGIPRIKADPVLVRQAMENLIANAVKYTPTGGQITVETSYDAERFYFSVTDNGIGIEETHLPYVFESFYRVESMNNADQPRGSGLGLSLVYNVIARHHGEIWVTSKIGEGSTFGFWLPLIALEDA from the coding sequence GTGAGCACTAAGCTGGCAGTTACAAAACCAGATTCTGGGCGTCCCACTCCCAATCAGCCGACATTTGAAGACTTGCAGCTATTAGCTGAGGTTTCCCAGTTGTTGCTGCTGACCGATTTAGAGGGTGTCGTCGAGCGTGTAATTGAACTCGCAGCGAAAGCTGTGGGTGCTTCTGCTGTGAGCTTGTTCTTAACAGAAGGCTCCCACATTGACTGGAATCATCTCCGGACAATGCGCGGCCTTGTGGGGGAACAGGCCGTTAAAGTCGTGAGTACTGTCATGGACAAGGGCTTTGCGGGCTGGGTCCATGCGCATAAAAAAGGCGATTATATCGAAGATACCCAGACGGACACGCGTTGGGTTATCTTTGAAGATGATAAGACGAATGTGCGCTCTGCGTTATGTGTGCCCTTCATCCTGGATGGAGAAGTCGTCGCGGTCGTGACGCTGCTGCACGAAGAACCCTATCACTTTAACGAATTTCATCTGCGGCTGGTGACGATTGTAGCGAACCAAGCCGCCAGCGCGATCCGCAATGCACAGCTTTTCTATAATGTGCAATCCCACGAGCGCCAGCTTAACGCGATGGTCCAGGCCATTTCCGATGCTCTGATTGTCGTTGATCATGAGCACCGCATTGTGCTGGTGAATGAAGCCGCCAAGCTTCTGCTGGATCCACAGCAAGTTCAATTTAGAGGGCGGGCACTGGCTGAATATGCAGAACATGATTCTGTGTTCACAGAGGTAATCGGTCATTTTGATGTGCCGCCTTCAAATTTTGAAGTGCGGTCTGAGCGGATGCAAAAAGATTATCAGGTCACGATCACGGATTGGCAAAATAATGCAGGCCAGGAGCACGGCCACGTGATTGTCATACACGACATCACTATGATGCGTGACCTGGGCCGCTTTAAAGATGAAATGCTGCGCGTTGCTTCTCACGATTTGCGCAGTCCCCTGGCGCTGATTGCTGGCTATGCCGATATGATTGATATTGATCTGGAAGATCCTTCATCGCCCATACGTGAACATGTGAGCATTATCAAGACATCTGTAGAGCGCATGGGGACCTTGATTGATGATGTCCTGCGTGTCGAGCGCGTCCGGACGACGCCGCTGGAGTTGCACGAGCAGATTGATCTGGCGGGACTGACGAAAGTGGTGATGGTCAATATGCGCCTCGTGGCTGCGGCCAAAGCTCATAAGCTCTCGCTAAAGAGCGAGCTGGAAGGCATCCCCCGGATTAAGGCGGATCCTGTTCTCGTTCGTCAGGCAATGGAAAACCTCATCGCGAACGCGGTGAAGTATACGCCCACAGGTGGGCAAATCACTGTTGAAACATCTTATGATGCAGAGCGCTTCTATTTTTCGGTGACGGATAACGGCATTGGCATTGAAGAAACACATCTGCCTTATGTGTTTGAGTCTTTTTATCGGGTGGAATCGATGAACAATGCCGATCAGCCACGGGGTAGCGGCCTGGGCTTAAGCCTCGTCTATAATGTGATTGCGCGTCATCATGGCGAAATATGGGTGACGAGCAAAATCGGTGAAGGTAGCACCTTTGGTTTCTGGCTGCCACTCATAGCGTTGGAAGACGCATAA